GCTTGACTTAACTATTCATAGGAATTGTTCAGGTTTCTTGTGCATCCCTGTTTTACAGGGTTATTCCATTTTTGTCAATGAACAATATGTTTCAACATTTATTAGCAAAAATTTGCCAAACTACAGACTTTATTACTTTGTTACCTGCCTTTCTGCTGAATTTGGTGTTGGACTCGGATGGCCTTATCTTGGTGTGAAGTATAATTTTTCACAGCGGCTCGGTTCTGAATTGCGGTGGGCAACTGGTGAAGGAATAAATGTTTATGCAGGTAGAGGATATTGGAATTATTATTTGGGTTCCGACGCTGAAGCCCATAGTAGCCAACCCTTCAGTGCCGCCGAGGTTGAAGCCCACAAGGGGCTGAAACCACGGCTACAAGGCACTTCAGGGTTGGTGAAGCGTCGGCTACAATTATTTACCGGGCTTGAAGGTGGCTATATTTCATTTGATACATTAGATATAAAAGGCACTGGTTATGAAGGTGCGGTATTTTTTGGTGGCGAGTATTTTATTTTCAAGAACTTTTCTTTTGCTCTTGATTTTGCACCGACATTTATCGGCTTGAAATCAGATGAATTCAAGATAGATGGCGTGGAATGGGTCGCGAATTTGGCGGTGTATTATTACTTCACACGGAACAGACACGAAACAAGACACGGAACAGACGCGGAAAGAGAACGCGGAACTGACGCAGAACTGAAAGGCGAGATTGTTACGAAAACCGACGCTAAAGTGACCGACTTTGTCGGCACTGAAGCGTCGGCTACGGCTCGCAATGACAGGCAAATGACCGATGTAGAAAAAAGGAAACTTATGTCGGAACATTACAATAAAGCGGGGCAGTTGTATCAGCAGAAAAAATATGAAGAAGCAATAAAAGAATGGCAGGAAGTACTGAAACTTGACCCTGAACACAAATTATCTCAGCAGAAAATAGAAACTGCCAGAAAACATATAAAGTAGTTGCAGGGTAACCCCGCTACTACCAAATAGATATGGCTTGGTTCAATACCAGCCATTTTTTATTTGCAATTTTTTAGATTTTTTGTAAAATAATACTGTTAGACAAAAAACTCTGTTTTCTCTGTGGCTCTGCGGTGAAGGTTTTTATTTTGAATTAGTACATTTGTCCTAATTGAAAAACCAAAAATTACCGACGAGCAAAATTCAAATGTAAGCATTTGCTTACATTTTGTATAGGATTTCCAAAATAAATTAAGATGTTGATAAAAAAAATACAGGAAAAACCAGTTCAATATCTTGTTTCGCAAAATTATCGGCTTACACTGTATTCTTCATCACTTGTGCGAGTTGAGTTTTCTAAAAAAGGGCTTTTTGATGATGAGAATCCGCTGATTTTAGAACCGTCGTTTGGTGAATCAGTATCTCATAAAATCAGACAAACGAAAAAATTTTTTATACTATCAACCGATTATTTTGAACTGAAACTTATGCCTGATGGTCGGCAGTTTGATATAGGGAATCTGTATTTCAGAATTAGAGAAAATAGTTATACTTGGCAGCCGGGAATTATTGATACTCAAAATGTTGGTGGTGCAATGCTGGATTTATACAAATTCCCGGAAGGAAAATATCAGGAACGGTTCACAGACGGGCTTATATCAAAAAACGGCTATTTTGTATTCAGGAACCATTGCGAGTTTTTATGGGATACTACGAAAAATTGGATTAAACGAAAAAGCGACTGGGCAGCACAGGATTGGTATCTGTTCGGATACGGGTCTGACTACAAAAAAGCGTTTTCGGATTTTGTGAAACTTTTTGGCAAAATACCGCTGGTGCCTAAATGGGTATTCGGATACTGGTATTCAAGATGGTATAAGTTCAAAGATACGGATATTCTCGATGTAATAAAAAAATTAAAAGATACCGATATACCAATAGATGTTTTTGTGATAGATACTGACTGGCGTGGTGGGCGGAAGGGGGGGAGCACATGGAACGGTTATGAATGGAACAAAGAACTTTTTCCGAATCCACAAGCGTTTATTCAAGAGTTAAAAAGACAGAATATTCATACCTGCCTCAATGACCATCCCGGCTACGGTCAATCTGACGAATTACCGCAATCCGACACTTACCGAGAAAAAATAAAAGCACGGATTCCTGATATCAACGAATACCGTATCAGATGGTCTGATAAACGATATGTTTATAGTTGGCTGGACGAAATTTTTACAAAATTTCTGAAAGATGGCATTGACTTCTGGTGGGTTGACGGCTGGGGTGCAACCGATATGCTACCTGATTTATCGTCACAGCAGTGGGTTAATAAATGGTATTTTGAATCAGCCAAAAGGACAGGCACTCACAATCGCCCGCTTATACTTTCACGCTGGGGTGGATTGGGCTCGCATAAATATCCAGTTCAATTCTCAGGCGATACACATTCATCATATGATACATTAAAATACCAGATTTCATTCACACATAAAGGCGGGAATATCGGCGCGGCATACTGGTCGCATGATATTGGTGGCTTTTTAGGCGATAGCAGCGGTGACGACCGCGATATACTTGGCGGAAACAATACTCCATCAATCGGCAAAATCAGTGATGAACTTTTTATCCGATGGCTACAATTCGGCTGTTTCGCACCTGTTTTAAGAACGCATTCTTCGGGTGCAAGCCGAAATATATGGGATTATTCTGAGGATATAATTAAGATATTCAGAAAATACTTGAAAATAAGGTATGCATTATTTCCATATTTTTATAGATTAGCACGCGAATGTTACGATACCGGTATGCCGCTGATACGAGGTCTTTATTTAGAATATCCTGACGACGAAAATGCGTATTTGAACGATGACGAATATCTAATCGGGAACTCTATATTAGTTGCACCTGCATATGGTCCTGGTAATGTTTTTGAACGAGAGGTCTATTTCCCGAAAGGCAACTGGATCCCACTTGAATCAGGTAGTAATAGTAGTCGGCAATTAATTGCCGACTACTTAAATCCATTTATCAAAGGACCCTGTAAAAAGAGAATCAAAATTCCGATTGATAAAATCCCGGTTTATATAAAACTGGGATCAATTATTTCTACCTATCCTATAAAACAAAATCTAAGTAACAAACCAACAGAAATTGAATTTAACATATTCCCAGAAATAAGTAGTCGGCAATTAATTGCCGACTACTACGAAGATGACGGTTTAACACAGGAGTATCTTAAAAGACAATTCTTGACACAAAAAATTAGTGTGCTTAAATCCAAAAAAGAAACCAAAATTGAAATATTCCCTGTTGTCGGAAGTTATACAGATTGTCCAAAAGAGATTTCATATAAATTAAATGTTTTTTGGGACAAAAAAAAGCTCAAATCCGTTTTTGTAAATAATGCACAAAAAGAAATCAAGTATACCCAAAAAATATTTTCAGGAACGGTTGTTTCTTTCTTTACATTCTTACAACTTGAACTTGGACATTACAGCCGGGATAAAAAGATTGAAATCATTATAAAATGAACTTAATTTTCAGCCGAACTCCTTACAAAAATTTTACATTTCGTTGACAAAAGTTTAATTATTTTATAATATAATTATAACGATTCTTCGTAATAAACCCGAAGAAAAATGTAAGCAAATGCTTACATTTTAATTTTGCTCGTCGGTAAATTTTGGTTTTTCAATTAGTGCAAATGTACTAAATCAATTTTTTCTTATTGTATTGAGAACTGAATGACTGACCACGAAAGCGCGAAGAACCCTGAAAATGAAGATGCGAATAAAGATACTTTTTGTCATATGTTTTAGTTTTTTAGCCACTTTCCAAAATCTTTTCTGCTGGACACAAATGTATTTAAAAGGTGCTTTTAATTCATGGACAGATGTTACAATGGCAAAGGATTCAAACGCAGAAAGATGGCATTACTGTTTCCAAAATGCAAATCAAACAAACTCTGAATTTATATTCAGCGGAGATAACAATTCATATGGTCCGGGAAATAAGTATGGAGACAATGATGTGCCAACAAATGGTGGCTGGGCGGATATTAATGGAGGTAATAACCTTTCAAATGGTGGAACAATAGTAGCAAATAAACCACATATCATTTCCTTTAGTACTGATGGTTCCGGAACTGATAATACACGATATTGGATTACAGAAATAACAAAGATGGCTCTTGCAGGACAGGGTTTTACTCAACCAGCCATAACATGGATTGGCAGTGACAATGTAAATGATATGATTCAAGATACGGTTAATCCGCATATATGGTATAAAACTGTTAGATTAACAGCAGGGGCACAAATTCAGTTTAAGTTTTATCCTAATGATACCGAGTATGACCCAAATTCAGCCGCATCAGGCGACAACAATGGGTGGTCATTTGGAGACAATGATGGAACTGTAGGTCCCGATATTAATATAGATACTGATTATACTGCTGTTCCTATTGGTACAAGTGCGAATCTAACATATACGCCTACAGAAACAGGCACTTACCAATTCCGAGTGACATTTGGTGCTGGTAATATTACTATAAGAATCTATCGTGCGGATGTTGTTATAAACGAATTGATGTGGCCTGGTGATACAGATGCTGCTGCAAATGAATGGATTGAATTGAGGAATTTAACTGCAAACAATATCTTTATTTATGGGTGGGGATTATCAAAACTGTCAGGAGGCAGTGAAGCACTTTGTTGGCCACCAGCCTCGGTTTCTTATCCTGGTGGATATTCTATTGCTGGTAATGGATATTATTTAATCGCAGATAAAGATGCTACTAATTCAAAACTTGCAATAGAACCAGATGCAATTGCAGGAACAGTATCTGATGATAATGGTACATTTGAATTAGTTAATACCGCACTTCAAATAAAACTGTATGGTGAAACTTGGGGTGCAAACAGTTGCCTTATTGACATTGCAGATGACGGTTCCGGAGCACCTCTGGCAGGGGATAACACAAATCCACCCAGAAAATCAATGGAACGAATCACGGGTGTCTCTGCAGACCCAACTATTCGTAATGGCACATCTGCTTCAGAATGGGTTACAAGTTCAAGTAGTGGAACAGCATATAATTGGGACAATAACACAGACCAGAATTGGGGTACACCGAAACTACCAAACTCGCCCGCTGCTGCCACGCTTCCGTTAATAAACGCTTATCATATACCGGACAGTTTTGAGCCAGACCCGCCTGCTGAAGCAATGCGAACCGGCAAATCTTCCGGCTATAAACAGTCATCTGCAAGAACACCAGCACACGCAATTTATGTTTGTGATACTGTTACTTTATATTTAGCAGAAATACTTGCGGGTGCAACAGGGCTTGCAGAAGTAAAAGTAAGAAAATCGGCTGATTCCTGGACTACCGTGAATATGAGTTATGAGACAGTCGTTGGAACAACCGACTATTACAAAGGCACTTTTTCTACTGCAACTGTCGGCGGCGCTGTCAAAAATAATACCATCCAGTACTATTTCAAACTCTCAGGTATTGCCGGCTATTCAGATACATACATCTATCAAGGTGGCTCATCAAGAGACAAATTAGATGCAGAGTCAAGCCCGTTTTCTTATACGATTGCGAATGCGCCACCAACCGAGCCAAGTAATCCTACTCCAGCCGACGATATTCCAGAAGTTTCACTGGATACCACATATTCTTGGAATGCATCAAATGACCCTGATACAGGTGAAAGTGTAACTGGTTATCGGTTTGAATTCTCATCTACCTCGTTTTCTACACCGATTGTTGCAGAAAATATCGTTGGGAATTCGCATTCCGCAATCGCGGGCTTAACAACAAAAACAACATACTACTGGCGAGTATTTGCATACTCAGATGATGTTGAAGGTTCTACATCCACCTGGTCAAATACGCTTAATGAAGTATTGCATTCCGGGTATTGGATGTTTAATTCCTACGAGCCTTTAACATATCTCTATAGATACGGTCCTGAACGACCCGCGTATAAACGAACAATTTTCAAAACAGGCGAACCTGATAACGATTGGGTATATTTTGTAGATGATTACCAGAAAAATGATAACAATGATAATGATGCATCTTACAGAATCTACAACAACCACTGTGTAAAATTACAGGCAAAGACCAAACGGCTTGCAGGCTCACCCGCCGGGAATACAGAAATAAGATTCTATTACAATATCCACGGATATTACCCGAACTCTAATGTTGATGCTGGCACTGACGACCCGTATCTTACAGGCACTTTTGTTGCACAGGATGGTGATTACGATAAGCATGAGATTATTATTCCTGAAGATATTGGAACTGCTGGTGAATCAGATTATAACTGGAGTGCATCAACTACAGGTTGTGAAATTGGCATAAGAATCGTTGGTAGAGACAAGAATACTTCTATATGGTCTGCAGAGCCGAATTCTATATTCTATTTTATCACCAGATGGCCGGTTACATTAAAAGAAGGCACTACATATTTCGGTGAACGACCTGAAGATGTTCTCTGGCGACCGCTGAAACATATCCCAAAATTGGTTTCACAAGAAGAATCCGCACGGCTGATTGAAGACCCGCAATCAGATTGCTGCTATTTTCAACCTGATATGCCTGGTGAAATTACACCAAGAGTCCAGATGGATACCTATACAGTTGATGCAAATGGTTTTTTAAGTAAGACATCTGATGATAAACCCGACTGCATCTACGGTGAGAACCCGAATATTTTTTTACGGGTTGGCTATGGCGATGCTGAAATAGGTTCTGCTAAATCGTCAGTTGTTTATTCTACTAATTCTACTACCGCCTGGACGAAGGAATACAACCTTGAACGGGTTATGGTCGGGTTTGATCTGAATGATGGATTTGATTATAAAAGTTCAAACTACTGGGGTGGTGGTAGAG
The nucleotide sequence above comes from Elusimicrobiota bacterium. Encoded proteins:
- a CDS encoding tetratricopeptide repeat protein, translated to LDLTIHRNCSGFLCIPVLQGYSIFVNEQYVSTFISKNLPNYRLYYFVTCLSAEFGVGLGWPYLGVKYNFSQRLGSELRWATGEGINVYAGRGYWNYYLGSDAEAHSSQPFSAAEVEAHKGLKPRLQGTSGLVKRRLQLFTGLEGGYISFDTLDIKGTGYEGAVFFGGEYFIFKNFSFALDFAPTFIGLKSDEFKIDGVEWVANLAVYYYFTRNRHETRHGTDAERERGTDAELKGEIVTKTDAKVTDFVGTEASATARNDRQMTDVEKRKLMSEHYNKAGQLYQQKKYEEAIKEWQEVLKLDPEHKLSQQKIETARKHIK
- a CDS encoding TIM-barrel domain-containing protein, with protein sequence MLIKKIQEKPVQYLVSQNYRLTLYSSSLVRVEFSKKGLFDDENPLILEPSFGESVSHKIRQTKKFFILSTDYFELKLMPDGRQFDIGNLYFRIRENSYTWQPGIIDTQNVGGAMLDLYKFPEGKYQERFTDGLISKNGYFVFRNHCEFLWDTTKNWIKRKSDWAAQDWYLFGYGSDYKKAFSDFVKLFGKIPLVPKWVFGYWYSRWYKFKDTDILDVIKKLKDTDIPIDVFVIDTDWRGGRKGGSTWNGYEWNKELFPNPQAFIQELKRQNIHTCLNDHPGYGQSDELPQSDTYREKIKARIPDINEYRIRWSDKRYVYSWLDEIFTKFLKDGIDFWWVDGWGATDMLPDLSSQQWVNKWYFESAKRTGTHNRPLILSRWGGLGSHKYPVQFSGDTHSSYDTLKYQISFTHKGGNIGAAYWSHDIGGFLGDSSGDDRDILGGNNTPSIGKISDELFIRWLQFGCFAPVLRTHSSGASRNIWDYSEDIIKIFRKYLKIRYALFPYFYRLARECYDTGMPLIRGLYLEYPDDENAYLNDDEYLIGNSILVAPAYGPGNVFEREVYFPKGNWIPLESGSNSSRQLIADYLNPFIKGPCKKRIKIPIDKIPVYIKLGSIISTYPIKQNLSNKPTEIEFNIFPEISSRQLIADYYEDDGLTQEYLKRQFLTQKISVLKSKKETKIEIFPVVGSYTDCPKEISYKLNVFWDKKKLKSVFVNNAQKEIKYTQKIFSGTVVSFFTFLQLELGHYSRDKKIEIIIK